The segment TCGCATCATTACATGACGATCTTCAAAATGGATCCCGTTAATCAACCCACCCAAACGCCGCACAACTCATTACGGCGTGTGGGTAATGAATAATTCTCACTGTCTGCTTATTTCCTGAAAAATAGGGTTTTTTCTGGAAATCTCTCATGAGTGGCAAAAATTAAAACGTAAAAAAAGTTGAAAGGCCCGCAGAAACTGTGATAACTCTGTAGGCATTACTTCGAACAAGCGAATATACAGAATACAAATGAAAGCCCTCCTACGCGTCCTAAGCCTAGTCGTCATTAACGTCGTCGTGATTATTATCACGCCGTGCGGGGCTACGCTCGGAGGAAGAAAGGCTTAAAAATCAAGCCTGATTTCGAAAGAACCCCCGCACCGAAAGGTCCGGGGGTTTTTTTTTGCAACTCATCAACGACAGAGGAACAGAAGATGAACAGTAGAATAAAATGCTGTTGTTCCCCACAAGAGGCGGGGAAATAACTATGAATGGTGCTCAGTGGGTGGTTCAAGCGTTGCGTACGCAGGGTGTCGAAACAGTTTTCGGCTATCCCGGTGGTGCGATTATGCCGGTCTATGACGCGCTCTATGACGGTGGCGTCGAACACCTACTTTGCCGCCATGAACAGGGCGCTGCGATGGCTGCCATTGGCTATGCCAGGGCGACCGGTAAAGTGGGCGTCTGTATCGCAACGTCGGGTCCCGGTGCCACTAACCTGATTACCGGCCTGGCGGATGCGATGCTGGACTCAGTCCCACTGGTTGCCATCACGGGTCAGGTTTCAACCGCCGTGATCGGAACCGATGCCTTTCAGGAAATCGACGTGCTGGGCATGTCCCTCTCCTGCACGAAGCACAGCTTTCTGGTTCAGTCACTTAATGAGCTGCCGGAAATCATGGCTGAGGCATTTGCTATCGCCGCCTCCGGCCGCCCCGGCCCTGTGCTGATCGACATCCCTAAAGATATCCAGCTGGCCAGCGGCGACCTTACCGCCCATCTTGTTCCGGTTGAAGCCGAGGCCGAACATCCTCATCAGGCATTACAGCAGGCGCGCACTCTGCTGGCTCAGGCGGAAAAGCCGGTACTGTACGTCGGCGGTGGTGTGGGAATGGCGGGTGCCGTAGATGCCCTGCGCACCTTTGCCAAAGAGAGCGGCATTCCTGTTGTCGCTACGCTTAAGGGCCTGGGGTCGCCGGACAGTGACGACCCCTGCTATCTGGGCATGTTAGGGATGCACGGAACGAAAGCGGCCAACCTGGCGGTGCAGCAGTGCGATCTGCTGATCGCCGTTGGCGCACGCTTTGATGACCGCGTAACGGGTAAACTTAACGCGTTCGCCCCCCATGCTCGCGTAATCCATATGGATGTCGATCCTGCCGAACTGAACAAGCTGCGTCGGGCGCATATCGCCCTGCGCGGTGATCTCAATAAGCTGTTGCCGGATCTCTACCACCCGGTTGAAATCGACGCCTGGCGTGAACATGTGCAGGCCCTGAAGGCGGAACATGGCTGGCGCTACGATCATCCGGGGGATGCCATTTTCGCTCCGCTGTTCCTCAGGCAGCTCTCCGACCGTAAACCCCGTAGCGCGGTGGTGACCACCGACGTCGGCCAGCATCAGATGTGGGCCGCCCAGCATATAAACCACACCCGCCCCGAAAACTTCATCACCTCCAGCGGGTTGGGAACCATGGGCTTTGGCCTGCCCGCAGCCGTTGGCGCACAGGTTGCGCGTCCCGACGATACGGTTATCTGCGTCTCTGGCGACGGCTCGTTCATGATGAACGTGCAGGAGCTGGGTACGATTAAGCGAAAAAAACTGCCGGTGAAGATCGTCCTGTTGGATAACCAACGCTTAGGGATGGTCCGCCAGTGGCAGGAGCTGTTCTTCTCCGAGCGCTACAGCGAAACGAATTTATCTGACAATCCCGATTTTCTGACCCTGGCTAGCGCCTTCGATATTCCCGGCCAGCGGATTACCCGTAAAGATGAGGTCGATGCGGCATTAGACGCTTTGCTACAGAGTGAAGGGCCTTACCTGCTCCATGTCGCCATAGACGAACATGAAAACGTCTGGCCCCTGGTGCCGCCGGGCGCCAGCAACGAACATATGATGGAGAAAACCTCATGATGCAGCATCAATTGTCTATCGAAGCGCGTTTCCGACCCGAAATACTGGAACGCATTCTCCGCGTGATCCGCCACCGTGGCTTTCAAATCTGCACCATGCATATGGCGGCAGGAGCGGGCAGCGACAATATTAATATTGAAATGACCGTTGCCAGCCTCCGCCCGGTCGATTTACTGTCAACCCAGTTAACTAAATTGATGGATGTCGCGAGCGTCCAGATCCAACAACAGACAACACAACAAATCAGCGCCTGAGCGCAAAGGAAATAAGAATGACGAAGAAAGCTGACTTTATCTGGTTCAATGGCGAGATGGTTAAGTGGGAAGAGGCGAAAGTCAGCGTTATGTCCCACGCGCTGCATTACGGTACGTCGGTGTTTGAAGGTGTTCGCTGCTACGACTCGCACAAAGGCCCGGTCGTCTTCCGCCACCGGGAACATATGCAGCGCCTGCACGATTCGGCAAAAATCTATCGTTTCCCGGTCAGCCAGAGCGTGGATGAGCTGATGGAAGCCTGTCGCGAGGTGCTACGCGTCAACAAACTGAAAAGCGCCTATATCCGTCCGCTGGTGTTCGTCGGTGACGTGGGTCTGGGCGTGAACCCGCCGGATGGCTACGAAACTGACGTGATCATTGCCGCCTTCCCGTGGGGCGCTTACCTGGGTGCTGAAGCGCTGGAACAGGGTATTGATGCGATGGTCTCTTCGTGGAACCGCGTGGCACCTAACACCCTGCCAACGGCGGCAAAAGCGGGCGGTAACTACCTCTCTTCACTGCTGGTCGGCAGTGAAGCGCGTCGTCACGGTTATCAGGAAGGCATTGCGCTGGATACACAGGGTTATATCTCTGAAGGTGCGGGCGAAAACCTGTTTGAAGTGAAAGATGGCATTCTGTTTACGCCTCCGTTCACCTCTTCAGCGCTGCCGGGCATCACCCGCGACGCCATTATCAAGCTGGCAAAAGATATGGGCATCGAAGTGCGCGAGCAGGTGCTGTCACGCGAATCCCTCTACCTGGCCGATGAGGTATTTATGTCCGGTACGGCTGCTGAAATTACCCCGGTACGTAGCGTGGATGGTATCCAGGTCGGTGAAGGCAAGCGCGGTCCGGTTACTGCCCGCATTCAGTCTGCCTTCTTCGGCCTGTTCACTGGCGAAACAGAAGACAAATGGGGCTGGCTGGATTCGGTTAACCCATAATAAAAAAATACCTGAGCGGGCGGCAGATGACGCCCGCGCACTATCTGATCCTGGAGTATGAGCATGCCTAAGTTACGTTCCGCTACCACCACACATGGCCGCAATATGGCCGGTGCCCGTGCCCTCTGGCGCGCTACTGGAATGACCGACGATGATTTCGGTAAGCCAATCATTGCGGTAGTTAACTCCTTTACCCAGTTCGTACCGGGCCACGTTCACCTGCGCGACATGGGTAAATTGGTCGCTGAGCAGATTGAAGCGTCCGGCGGCGTGGCAAAAGAGTTCAACACTATTGCGGTGGATGATGGGATCGCGATGGGGCATGGCGGCATGCTTTACTCCCTGCCGTCGCGTGAATTGATTGCAGACTCGGTCGAGTACATGGTGAATGCGCACTGTGCCGATGCGATGGTCTGTATCTCCAACTGCGACAAAATCACCCCGGGAATGCTGATGGCTTCCCTGCGTCTGAATATTCCAGTGATCTTCGTTTCTGGCGGCCCGATGGAAGCCGGTAAAACTAAGCTCTCTGACAAAATCATCAAGCTGGATCTGGTCGATGCGATGATCCAGGGCGCTAACCCGAACGTTAGCGATGCCGACAGCGAGCAGATCGAACGCTCCGCGTGCCCGACCTGTGGTTCCTGTTCCGGTATGTTTACCGCCAACTCAATGAACTGCCTGACCGAAGCGCTGGGCCTTTCCCAGCCGGGTAACGGTTCGCTTCTGGCAACTCATGCCGACCGTAAAGATCTGTTCCTGAATGCCGGCAAGCGCATTGTTGAACTGACCAAACGCTGGTATCAGCAGGATGATGAAAGCGCGCTGCCGCGTAACATCGCCAATAAAGCGGCTTTCGAGAACGCCATGACGCTGGATATCGCCATGGGCGGTTCCACTAACACCGTTCTGCACCTGCTGGCCGCTGCGCTGGAAGGTGATATCG is part of the Erwinia sp. HDF1-3R genome and harbors:
- the ilvG gene encoding acetolactate synthase 2 catalytic subunit → MNGAQWVVQALRTQGVETVFGYPGGAIMPVYDALYDGGVEHLLCRHEQGAAMAAIGYARATGKVGVCIATSGPGATNLITGLADAMLDSVPLVAITGQVSTAVIGTDAFQEIDVLGMSLSCTKHSFLVQSLNELPEIMAEAFAIAASGRPGPVLIDIPKDIQLASGDLTAHLVPVEAEAEHPHQALQQARTLLAQAEKPVLYVGGGVGMAGAVDALRTFAKESGIPVVATLKGLGSPDSDDPCYLGMLGMHGTKAANLAVQQCDLLIAVGARFDDRVTGKLNAFAPHARVIHMDVDPAELNKLRRAHIALRGDLNKLLPDLYHPVEIDAWREHVQALKAEHGWRYDHPGDAIFAPLFLRQLSDRKPRSAVVTTDVGQHQMWAAQHINHTRPENFITSSGLGTMGFGLPAAVGAQVARPDDTVICVSGDGSFMMNVQELGTIKRKKLPVKIVLLDNQRLGMVRQWQELFFSERYSETNLSDNPDFLTLASAFDIPGQRITRKDEVDAALDALLQSEGPYLLHVAIDEHENVWPLVPPGASNEHMMEKTS
- a CDS encoding branched-chain amino acid transaminase; this translates as MTKKADFIWFNGEMVKWEEAKVSVMSHALHYGTSVFEGVRCYDSHKGPVVFRHREHMQRLHDSAKIYRFPVSQSVDELMEACREVLRVNKLKSAYIRPLVFVGDVGLGVNPPDGYETDVIIAAFPWGAYLGAEALEQGIDAMVSSWNRVAPNTLPTAAKAGGNYLSSLLVGSEARRHGYQEGIALDTQGYISEGAGENLFEVKDGILFTPPFTSSALPGITRDAIIKLAKDMGIEVREQVLSRESLYLADEVFMSGTAAEITPVRSVDGIQVGEGKRGPVTARIQSAFFGLFTGETEDKWGWLDSVNP
- the ilvL gene encoding ilv operon leader peptide, whose product is MKALLRVLSLVVINVVVIIITPCGATLGGRKA
- the ilvM gene encoding acetolactate synthase 2 small subunit; protein product: MMQHQLSIEARFRPEILERILRVIRHRGFQICTMHMAAGAGSDNINIEMTVASLRPVDLLSTQLTKLMDVASVQIQQQTTQQISA